The Mesobacillus jeotgali genome window below encodes:
- a CDS encoding MATE family efflux transporter, translating into MYQTYSTKEKIKQIFVMLIPILITQLGMFSMVFFNTIMSGKYNSSDLAGVAIGSSIWSPVFTGLSGILLAVSPIAAQRFGEKKGREVSSILTHGIYLALIIAVLVIILGIFLLNPILTAMNLPESVHETAFRYLAGLGFGIMPLFIFNVLRSFIYAIGKTRVVMYILLLSLPINFFLNYVLIFGHWGFPELGGAGAGYATSITYYVIAGLTAWVIIKQKPFSEFVGLTYFKEFSGEKVKEILKIGVPMGLSIFFETSMFAVVTILISKFNITTIAAYQSALNIVSFLYMIPMSISMAQTVLVGFEVGAGRYEDAKAYSWMGIYLGAIIAVGAGLLVVLFRYKVAGFYSNEPAVIDLTGQFLIYALFFMISDAIQATALAALRGYRDVNISFIITLIAYWLICLPVGYLLAHNTGLGASGYWVGLTIGLLAAGISLSLRLIFIQKRRFNANMAEVV; encoded by the coding sequence ATGTACCAGACATATTCGACAAAAGAAAAAATAAAACAGATTTTTGTCATGCTGATCCCGATTTTGATTACACAGTTAGGTATGTTTTCAATGGTATTTTTCAATACCATCATGTCGGGAAAATACAATTCCTCGGACCTTGCAGGTGTAGCGATTGGCTCCTCGATTTGGAGTCCGGTTTTTACAGGGCTCAGCGGAATCCTTCTTGCTGTTTCGCCGATTGCAGCTCAGCGATTTGGTGAGAAAAAGGGAAGAGAGGTATCTTCCATCCTCACACATGGTATTTATTTAGCTTTGATCATCGCTGTACTTGTCATCATCTTGGGGATTTTTCTGCTAAATCCAATTTTAACAGCGATGAATCTCCCGGAAAGCGTTCATGAAACGGCATTTCGCTATCTGGCTGGTTTAGGTTTTGGTATCATGCCACTATTTATTTTTAATGTATTGAGATCATTCATATATGCTATAGGAAAAACAAGAGTGGTCATGTATATCCTGCTGCTGTCATTGCCGATCAACTTCTTTTTGAACTATGTATTGATTTTCGGCCACTGGGGTTTTCCTGAATTAGGAGGAGCCGGAGCTGGTTATGCCACCTCGATCACTTATTATGTGATAGCGGGATTGACAGCATGGGTCATCATTAAGCAAAAACCATTCTCGGAGTTTGTCGGTTTGACATACTTCAAGGAATTTTCTGGTGAAAAAGTGAAGGAGATTCTGAAAATCGGTGTACCGATGGGATTATCAATCTTCTTTGAGACTAGCATGTTTGCTGTTGTCACCATTCTCATCAGCAAATTCAATATTACAACGATAGCTGCCTACCAGTCAGCACTGAATATAGTTTCCTTTCTATATATGATTCCGATGAGTATTTCGATGGCTCAAACTGTACTGGTCGGTTTTGAGGTAGGTGCAGGTCGTTATGAAGATGCCAAAGCATACAGCTGGATGGGGATTTATCTGGGAGCCATCATCGCTGTCGGAGCCGGATTGCTTGTCGTTCTATTCCGATATAAGGTTGCCGGTTTTTATTCGAATGAGCCCGCCGTCATTGATTTAACAGGCCAATTTTTGATTTATGCATTGTTCTTTATGATCTCTGACGCCATCCAGGCCACTGCGCTAGCAGCATTGCGAGGGTATAGAGATGTGAATATATCCTTTATCATCACATTGATCGCCTACTGGCTCATCTGCCTGCCGGTCGGATACCTGCTGGCACACAACACCGGTCTAGGAGCTTCGGGATATTGGGTTGGATTGACAATCGGGTTGCTTGCAGCTGGAATCTCCTTATCATTGAGATTGATATTTATCCAAAAGCGCCGTTTTAACGCTAATATGGCAGAGGTTGTTTAA
- a CDS encoding DUF1572 family protein — MDYLKLVTENFKSIKNQSEKAMEQLNLEELHYSASEESNSIAIIAKHMSGNLQSRFREFLTSDGEKPDRNRDGEFEGAFHTKEDLISHWNAGWDVLFQTLSQLSQDDLGKTVYIRNEPHTAIEAIQRQVVHQATHAGQIVYLAKLIKNEEWRTLSIPKGKSQQFNEKMMGI, encoded by the coding sequence ATGGATTATTTAAAGTTGGTCACTGAGAATTTCAAAAGCATAAAAAATCAGTCTGAAAAAGCGATGGAACAATTGAATTTAGAGGAGCTTCACTATTCGGCAAGCGAAGAATCAAACAGCATTGCCATTATTGCCAAGCATATGAGCGGTAATCTTCAATCAAGATTCCGTGAATTTTTGACAAGTGATGGTGAAAAGCCTGACCGCAACAGGGACGGGGAATTCGAGGGGGCATTTCACACGAAGGAGGATTTGATTTCTCATTGGAATGCTGGCTGGGATGTACTTTTCCAAACACTTTCACAGTTATCACAGGATGACTTGGGTAAAACAGTCTACATTAGAAATGAACCCCACACCGCCATTGAAGCGATTCAGCGTCAGGTTGTCCATCAAGCAACACATGCCGGACAGATCGTCTATTTAGCGAAGTTGATCAAAAATGAGGAATGGAGAACCCTCAGTATTCCAAAGGGTAAATCACAGCAATTCAATGAAAAAATGATGGGGATCTAA
- a CDS encoding DUF4395 domain-containing protein gives MTAEIRTIPRPLVRTNQWFIVISVISTWLTGLEWILALPLLAGISGLLFAYNPVMRTASTFLRKKKSDYIPEDWDQQQFNQKIAVGCLTGGLLAYASGLTVLGHIFTIMVALAAFIAILGFCIGCFIRFQYSKYKPKKHAVNS, from the coding sequence ATGACTGCTGAAATTCGTACGATTCCTAGGCCGCTGGTAAGAACCAATCAGTGGTTTATTGTCATAAGTGTCATTAGCACATGGTTAACTGGTCTTGAATGGATCCTGGCTTTGCCGCTTCTCGCAGGAATTTCAGGCCTGCTATTTGCCTATAATCCAGTAATGAGAACAGCGAGCACCTTTCTTAGAAAGAAAAAATCAGACTATATCCCGGAAGACTGGGATCAACAGCAATTCAATCAAAAAATTGCTGTTGGCTGCTTAACAGGCGGACTCCTTGCTTACGCCTCTGGTTTAACGGTATTGGGTCACATTTTCACTATCATGGTAGCGTTAGCCGCATTTATAGCAATCCTGGGATTTTGCATTGGCTGCTTCATTCGTTTTCAATATTCTAAATACAAACCAAAAAAACATGCTGTCAATTCTTAA